GAAACCCCGCGGATACATGGCCTCGGCCGTGGGGTTGAACAGCAAGTCCACGCCCTCGGCCGCGAGCAGGCGCACATCGCGCTCCAAGTCCCTCGGATAACTCTCGAAATCCTCCGACGGGGCGAACTGGGTCGGGTTGGCGAAAATGGAAACCACGAGGCGGTCGCCGTGCCTCCGGCCCGCGCGCACGAGACTCAGATGGCCTTCGTGCAGGAACCCCATGGTCGGCACCAGGACGATACGCTCCCCCCCGCGCCGGACGCGGTGGCTCCACGCCTGCATCTCGGGGATTTCCTGGATGGCGGGCAGCGCCGGCATCAGTGGAAAGCGTGCTCCTCCGCCGGAAAGGCCGCCGTCCGCACTTCATCCATGTAGGTTCGCACCGCGCCGCCGATGGTGCCCTTGAGGTCGGCGTAGCGCTTGACGAACTTGGGGGTGAAATCGTCGAACAGGCCGAGCATGTCGTGCACCACGAGGATCTGCCCATCGCAGTGCATACCCGCGCCGATGCCGATGGTGGGAATGGTCAGGCGTCGGCTGATCTCCCTGGCGAGTTGCACCGGGATACCCTCCAGCACCACCGCGAACGCTCCGGCTTCATCCACCGCCACGGCATCGTCGAGGATGGCGCGGGCGTCGGCCTCGCCGCGCCCCTGGATGCGGTAGCCGCCGAACTGGTGCACCGACTGGGGGGTCAGCCCCACGTGCCCCATGACCGGCACGCCCATCTTCACCAAGGCCTCGATGGTGGCGGCCTGGGTGACGCCGCCTTCGAGCTTGACCGCCTCGGCACCGCCCTCCTGCACGAGCCGGCCGGCGTTGCGCTTGGCTTCGTCCACGCCCAACTGGAAGGTCATGAACGGCATGTCGGCAACCACCAGGGCGCGCCGGCGTCCGCGAATCACCGCGCGCGTGTGGTAGATGATGTCCTCGACGGTGACGGGCAGCGTGCTCTCGTGCCCCTGCACCACCGAGCCCAGCGAATCGCCCACCAGCATGAGGTCGATGCCGGCTTCGTCCAGGATACGGGCGAAGCAGTAGTCATACGCCGTCAGGCAGACGATCTTCTCGCCGCGTTCCTTCATGCCACGGATTTCCGGCGCCGTCATTTTCCGTCCCATTCGTTTCCCTCCTCGAAGCAGGCCACGGCCGACAACAAGACACCGACAGGGCCGAAAGCAAAAAAGCCCTCCGGACCGATCCGGAAGGCCATCCCGCTACCGTGGAAACGATAGACGCCAGAATGTCTCATCCGTCTCGGTCCGGCGCTTCCGGATCCAAGCGGCAGTGCGCGTCTTTCCGCTGCCCCCTCGTGGAGTCGGCCGGCCCTGCCTGACCGCTCCGGAGCTAGGTGTGGCGCACCACACCTACGGAAAGATGGGACGGATAGTAGCGTGAAGAACGGGAAAAGTCCAGCCTATCGCCATGGGCCCCTACGGCAGCTTGTACGAGCTGTCGTCGATGAGGCGGCGAAGGTCCTGGCGGAACTCGCCCTGCCACTTGGAGAGGATGACGTCCGCGGGGCAAAGGCCCTGCTGCACCAGGTCGCGCAGCGCTTTCAGGTGAATGGTCTCGTCCTCGCCGCGCCGGCTCAGGGCGTGCTGGCGCGCGAGCCCCTCCCAGGCGATGTCCACCATCTCCTTGGCCACGTCGCCCAGGGTATAGCGGCGGAAGCGCGCGGCGAGTCCGTCCTTGTGGGAGTCGTGGTAGGCGGTCATGCGCTCGTCGAAGGTCCAGCCCTTGACCAGATCCCAGGCGGCGCCCAGGCAGTCGGCGTCGTAGCAAAGGCCCTTGATGAGTGCCGGCAACGCGGGCATGAGCTCGGGCGCCTGGCTGTCGGCGGAGCGGAACTCCATGTATTGCTTCAGGCGCACCTCGGGAAAGAGCGTCGTGAGGTGAAGCTGCCAGTCCGCCATGGTGGCGTAATGGCCCTGGTGGCCGTGCTCCAGGAAGCGGCGGAACGAAATCGCGGTCATGTCGATGTAGTGACCGTCCCTGGAGATGAGGTACATGGGGACGTCGAGGGCGTACTCCACGTAGTGGTGGAACGTCGCGTCGGGCGAGAAACAGAACTCCAGCAGCCCGCACCGGTCCGCGTCCGTGCGTGTCCAGATGTGGCCGCGGTAGCTCTTGAAGCCGTTGGGCTCACCGTCCGAAATGGGCGAGTTGGCGAATGCCGCGCCGATCACCGGCGCCAGGCCCATGGTCGTGCGCAGCTTCGCCATGGCGTCCTTCTCGTCGCCGTAGTCGATGTTGGCCTGCACCGTGGCGGTCTGCTTCATCATGCGGTGGCCCAGGGTCCCCACCTTGGACATGTACGGTCCCATGATGCGGTAGCGCCGCTTGGGCAGCCACTCGATCTCGTCCACCCGGCTGAAGGGTTGTATCCCCAGCCCCAGGAAGGCCACGTCGAAGCGCTCGGCGACGTCGATCAGCTCGCGGATGTGCTGGGAGAACTCGGCGTTGCTGCAGTGGATGTCGTCGCAAGGCTCGCCGCTCAACTCGATCTGTCCCCCCGGCTCCAGCGTGATGGCATGGTTGCCGCGCTTCAGGCCGATGAGGAAGCCCTCCTCTTCCTGCGGCTCCCAATCGTAGTCGCTGACGAGCCCTTCGAGGATGGCGCGCACGCCGCGGCGCCCGGAATAGGACAGTGCCCTGGCCGTGTCGCGCTCGATGCCGACCTTCTCGTACTCGGTACCCACGCGCCACTGCTCGCGTGGCTTGCCGGCCTCGTGGAACCAGGCTTCCAACTCGTCTTGTCTCTCGATGACGGCCATGGTGCGGTTTCTCGTGACGGAGTGCGGGATGTTCGCCTTGCCCCTACGGAGCACAGACGTTCCGCAAGTTGCTGCGATAGGGCGCCGTGACCACGGCCTTTTCGGTGATGATGGCGGAGACCAGCGAATGGTCGGTCACGTCGAACGCCGGGTTCAGGGTATTCACTCCGTCGGGCGCGATGCGCTGTCCGGCGATGTGAGTCACCTCGTCGTCGGCGCGCTCCTCGATGGGAATCTCCGCGCCGGAGGGACAGGACAGGTCCACGGTGGAGGTGGGGCAAGCCACGTAGAATGGAATGCCGTGGCGCCGGGCCATCACCGCCACGGTGTAGGTACCGATCTTGTTGGCCACGTCGCCGTTGGCGGCCACGCGGTCGGCCCCCACCACGACGGCGTCCACGCGGTTCTGCTGCATGACGTAACCCATCATGTTGTCGGTGATGAGGGTGACGGGGATATCCTCCTTGCGCAGCTCCCAGGCGGTCAGCCTGGCGCCCTGCAGGAACGGCCGTGTTTCATCCACGAATACCTCGTCGATGGGCATTCCGCTATCCTTCATCGCCCGCAGCACCCCGAGCGCGGTGCCGTAACCCGCGGTGGCCAGGGCACCCGCGTTGCAGTGGGTCAGAATGCGCCGGGAGTCCTTCAGCAGCGCCGCGCCCAGACCGCCGAGCCTGCGGTTCGCGGCGATGTCCGCGTCGTACATCTCGACGGCCGCTTCCTCCAGGCGCTGCCGCAGCGTCCCCAGGTCCCCGTCCCTGTTGGCCTCGTAGACGCGCCGCATGCGTTCCAGCGCCCAGTGCAGGTTCACGGCCGTGGGCCGGGTGTCCGCCAGGGTCTCGAACACCTGCCGCATGGCGCTGTCGACGTTCTTCCGGTCCCGGATGTGCCGCGCCCCCAGGGCAACCCCCATGGCGGCGGTGACGCCGATGGCGGGCGCGCCGCGCACGACCATGTTGCGGATGGCTTGGGCCACCTGGCGGTAGTTGCGGCAAACCCGGTACACCTCCTTCCGGGGCAGACGCCGCTGGTCGATGAGGAGCAGCTCTCCGTCGCGCCACTCGATGGTTCTTACGGACATGTCGGTTCTTTCGGCGTTCGTCCATTCATCCGGCGGTCGTTTGTCTTTGCCACATGCTCAACTATAGTACCCATGAAAGGAGGGTCAAGGGTCGCCGGACACGGCACACTCCCGACGGCCCCGGACGCACACGCGCCATGACCGAGCTCACGTCATTGATCGGATACGCTTCCGGCGTCTTGTTCATCGGGCCGGGCCTGGAGCCCCGGACGATGCTGGCCACCGTGGCGGCCATCCACCTGTGCGACGCTATCCTCTGCTTCTTCGTGGCCCGGTACGGCGGGCGCAACCCGACGTACTGGACCCTGGCCGGACTGGTTTTCGGAGTCTGGGCCACCCTGCCGCTCCTCTTGCGGCGCCGCGTCACCGAGACGCAAGGGAACGCGATGCCCGAATCCTAATCCATCCGTTTGCGCAGAAACGTCGGGATGTCGAAGTCTTCCTCGGCTATGTCCTTCTCTTCGAGGTCGATGGGCTGAGGAGCGCTCGGCTCCTTTTCCTCGACCCGCTGCCAGTTCGGACCGCCGTACTCGTCGTCCACCAGCGTGCCGAGGTGCACGATCTTCTTGTCCCGGGCATCCCGCACGCCCAGACCCAACGACCCCTGCTTCTGCCGCGGCGCATCCTTCTTCTCCACCGGTGCCGGCTGCGGCGCAGTCAGTCCTTCGTCGCCGAAACCCGTGGCGATGACCGTGATCCGCAGTTCATCCTCGATGGCCTCGTCGATCACCGCGCCGAAGATGATGGTGGCGTCGTCGTGGGCCTCGGCCTGGATCAGGGTGGCCGCCTCGTTGACCTCGAACAGGCTCATGTCGGCGCCGCCGGTGACGTTGATCAGCACCCCGCGCGCGCCGTTGATGGAGACGTCCTCCAGCAACGGACTCGAAATCGCCTGCTGCGCCGCCTCGAGGGCGCGGTTTTCGCCGGTGGCGGAAGCCGCCCCCATCAGCGCGAATCCCATCTCCCTCATGACCGTGCGCACGTCGGCGAAGTCGAGATTGATGAGCCCCGGCGTCACGATCAGGTCGGCGATGCCCCGGACCGCCTGGGTCACCACGCCGTCGGCCACCTTGAAGGTCTCCAGCAGCGTGGTGGACTTGCCGGCGATGCTGAGCAGACGCTGGTTGGGGATGACCACGAGGGTATCCACCTTGTCCTTGAGCTCCCGGATGCCTTCCTCCGCCTGTTGCATGCGGCGTTTGCCTTCGAAGATGAAGGGCTTGGTGACCACGCCCACCGTGAGCGCTCCCACCTCGCGCGCGACGCTGGCGATGACCGGCGCGGCGCCCGTGCCCGTGCCGCCGCCCATCCCCGCGGTGAGGAAGATCATGTCGGCGCCCGTGAGGAATTCACGGATGCGCTCCTTGTCCTCCATCGCGGCGCGCCGGCCCACTTCCGGATTGGCGCCCGCCCCGAGCCCCTTGGTCAGGGAGTCCCCTATCTGGATCTTGATCTCGGCCTTGTTCGCGTCCAGCGCCTGGCTGTCCGTGTTGGCCACGATGAAGTCCACGCCCTTGAGGCCCTCTTCGATCATCGTGTTGACCGCGTTGCCGCCGCCCCCGCCGATGCCGATCGCCTTGATCCGGGCTCCCGATTCGATCGGATCCACCATCTCGAACATGACATGCCCTCCTTTTTCGAATTCCTGTTCCCGTCTAACTCTAGAAAAACTCCTTGAACCATTCGGTCATGCGCCCGCGCACCTTGAAGAACACGTCGTTGTCCCGCACGCGGAAAAGGTTTCGGTCCTGCTGCCCGAGGCCGTAGAGCAACAGGCCGGTGGCGGTGGAGTAGACCGGACTGGACACGACGTCCACCAATCCGGTGACGTTGCCCGGCAGGCCCTGGCGCACCGGCACGTCGAAGATCTTCTCCGCCATCTCGATCATGCCCGGCAGCAGCGTGGACCCTCCGGTCATGACGATGCCCGACACCACCTGCCGCGCGTAGCCGGACTTGGTGATCTCGCGGTGCACGAGATGGAAAACCTCCTCCACCCGCGGCTCGATGATTTCGCACAGCACCTGCCGCGACACCGTCCGGGGACTGCGTCCGCCGACACTGGGCACCTCCAGCATCTCGTTGCGGTTGACGACGTCGGCCCCCCCCCCGCCGTAGCGCTGCTTCAACTGCTCCGCCGCCGCCATGGGCGCATGCAGGCCCGCGGCAATGTCGCCGGTGAGATGGTTCCCGCCGACGCTCAGCACCGCGGTGTGCTTCACCGAGCCGCCGTGAAACAGCGCGACGTCGGTGGTGCCTCCGCCCATGTCCACCAGCGCCACGCCCAGCTCCCGTTCCTCCTGGGTCAGGGTCGCGTCCGCGGAGGCCAGCGGTTCGAGGACGAAATCGGCCACGTTGAGGCCGGTGCGGTTGCAGCACTTGATGATGTTCTGCGCCGCCGCCACCGCGCCGGTGACGATGTGCACGCTGGCTTCGAGGCGTACACCGGACATGCCCCGCGGCTCCTGGATCCCTGCCTGGCCGTCGAGGGCGAACTCCTGCGGGAGCACGTGCAGCACCTCCCGGTCCAACGGAATGGCCACCGCCTTGGCCGCGTCGATGACCCGGTCGACGTCGGCCTCGGTGACTTCCTTGTTCTTGACCGCCACCACCCCCTGGCTGTTGAATCCGCGGATGTGGCCCCCCGCGATACCCGCGAAGACCGTGTTGATCTCGCAGCCGGCCATGATCTCGGCCTCTTCCACGGCCTTCTTGATGCCCTCGATGGTGGCCTCGACGTTGATCACCACGCCCTTGCGCAGGCCGTTGGACGGATGGATTCCGACGCCCACCACCTCGGGGCCCTGCTCGGTCTGCTCTCCCACCACCGCGCAGATCTTGTGAGTGCCGATATCGAGCCCGACAACAAGATTGTTCTTTTTGGTCATAGCGTCTCACGCCCCTTCGTTTGATCGCGACCGGCGCTCACGCCCGCTTTCGCGGACGCGTCACCACCTGCCCCTTGAAACTCAGGTCCACGGCCCTGAAACGGGTCTCCTGCTCCCGGAACTCGCGCAGGAACCATTGGAGCCTGCGCAGCTTGTCGTCCCAGTCACCCCAGCCCATGTGGAACGGCACGGCGTAGGAATCCGGATAAAGCACCACGCCGCCGCCGGAGTGGAAGCGGACCTCCGACAACTCCAATCCGGCCCGTTCCACCGTGCGCGCCAACTTCAGCACCTGCGACAGCTTCTTCCGGGTATCCGGCGCTTCCGGCGCGAGACCGGCCGCGCGCAGGCCCGTCACGAACGGCAAGTCGACGGAGTCCTCTTCGTCGAGGGCCTTGAAGATCACGCCGTCGTCCGCCACGTAATACAGCCGGTCCAGGGCGACGATGCCGCCGGCGCTCCACTCTTCCACGGTGATGGTCAGCCGCGCCGGCAGGTCCCGCCGCACCAGCGCCCGTTTCACCCAGGGATGCCGCTCCACTTTCTGCCCAAGCTCCACGGGATCGACACTCCATATGCCGGCGTACGGCCGCAACCCGGACATCACCACGATGTCCTCCCCCTTCACCCGTGCCGCTCCCAGGACCTTGATCTCGCGCACCGTGAAATGGGGATGCGAGAGGACGAACTCCGAGATGTCTCTCGCCGTGCCGCGAATGGCCGCGGACGCCTGGAGCACAACGCCGCCCTGCCGGTAGACTCCGGCGAGAGCCCGCGGGTACAGCCACGCGGCCAGGACCAACGCGCACGCCGCGACGGCACCCGCGGCCAGACCCGCGCGGCGGCGGCCGAACTTCCGCAACCAGGCCCGTGGATCAATCATGGGCCGCCTCCAGCACCGGTGTAGGCCGGGTTCCGTTCCTGAGCACGGCGCGGTCGAGGATACGCTCCACAAGCTCGCCGAACCCGATGCCGACCCCCGCGGCGATCTCCGGCAACAGGCTGAGCGGCGTCATCCCCGGCAGCGTGTTGACCTCGAGGGCGTACAGACGCCCCTCCGGGGAGATGCGGAAATCCACGCGCGGCGCCCCTTCGCAGCCGAGCACCGCGCAGGCGCGCGCCGCCAGACGCATCGCCCGGCGGTAGAGGGGACGGGGCAGGGGCGCGGGAAAGACGTGAGAGGCCATGCCCGAGGTGTACTTGGTCTTGAAGTCGTAGAACCCCGTCACCGGACGGATCTCCGTCACTCCCAGCGCCTCGCCGTTGAGGATACCCACGGTGATCTCCTGGCCCGCCACGTAGGTCTCCACCAGCGCGTCGCGGTCGAAGCGGCAGGCCTCGCGCACCGCCCGCGCCAGGTCGCGCCGCCGGCGCACGATGGTGACGCCGATGGTGGACCCCTCGGCGCGCGGCTTGACCACCACGGGCAACGGCAGCCTGACCTCCTGCCAGCGGTCCGCGGCCACCACCTCGCAGGCCGGCGTGGGGATGCGGTTGCGCGCCAGCACCTGCTTGGCCAGGACCTTGTCCATGCACAAGGCCGACGCCGTCACCCCCGAGCCCGT
Above is a genomic segment from Deltaproteobacteria bacterium containing:
- a CDS encoding FtsQ-type POTRA domain-containing protein; the encoded protein is MIDPRAWLRKFGRRRAGLAAGAVAACALVLAAWLYPRALAGVYRQGGVVLQASAAIRGTARDISEFVLSHPHFTVREIKVLGAARVKGEDIVVMSGLRPYAGIWSVDPVELGQKVERHPWVKRALVRRDLPARLTITVEEWSAGGIVALDRLYYVADDGVIFKALDEEDSVDLPFVTGLRAAGLAPEAPDTRKKLSQVLKLARTVERAGLELSEVRFHSGGGVVLYPDSYAVPFHMGWGDWDDKLRRLQWFLREFREQETRFRAVDLSFKGQVVTRPRKRA
- a CDS encoding glutamate--cysteine ligase — protein: MAVIERQDELEAWFHEAGKPREQWRVGTEYEKVGIERDTARALSYSGRRGVRAILEGLVSDYDWEPQEEEGFLIGLKRGNHAITLEPGGQIELSGEPCDDIHCSNAEFSQHIRELIDVAERFDVAFLGLGIQPFSRVDEIEWLPKRRYRIMGPYMSKVGTLGHRMMKQTATVQANIDYGDEKDAMAKLRTTMGLAPVIGAAFANSPISDGEPNGFKSYRGHIWTRTDADRCGLLEFCFSPDATFHHYVEYALDVPMYLISRDGHYIDMTAISFRRFLEHGHQGHYATMADWQLHLTTLFPEVRLKQYMEFRSADSQAPELMPALPALIKGLCYDADCLGAAWDLVKGWTFDERMTAYHDSHKDGLAARFRRYTLGDVAKEMVDIAWEGLARQHALSRRGEDETIHLKALRDLVQQGLCPADVILSKWQGEFRQDLRRLIDDSSYKLP
- the mtnA gene encoding S-methyl-5-thioribose-1-phosphate isomerase, which codes for MSVRTIEWRDGELLLIDQRRLPRKEVYRVCRNYRQVAQAIRNMVVRGAPAIGVTAAMGVALGARHIRDRKNVDSAMRQVFETLADTRPTAVNLHWALERMRRVYEANRDGDLGTLRQRLEEAAVEMYDADIAANRRLGGLGAALLKDSRRILTHCNAGALATAGYGTALGVLRAMKDSGMPIDEVFVDETRPFLQGARLTAWELRKEDIPVTLITDNMMGYVMQQNRVDAVVVGADRVAANGDVANKIGTYTVAVMARRHGIPFYVACPTSTVDLSCPSGAEIPIEERADDEVTHIAGQRIAPDGVNTLNPAFDVTDHSLVSAIITEKAVVTAPYRSNLRNVCAP
- the ftsZ gene encoding cell division protein FtsZ, with translation MFEMVDPIESGARIKAIGIGGGGGNAVNTMIEEGLKGVDFIVANTDSQALDANKAEIKIQIGDSLTKGLGAGANPEVGRRAAMEDKERIREFLTGADMIFLTAGMGGGTGTGAAPVIASVAREVGALTVGVVTKPFIFEGKRRMQQAEEGIRELKDKVDTLVVIPNQRLLSIAGKSTTLLETFKVADGVVTQAVRGIADLIVTPGLINLDFADVRTVMREMGFALMGAASATGENRALEAAQQAISSPLLEDVSINGARGVLINVTGGADMSLFEVNEAATLIQAEAHDDATIIFGAVIDEAIEDELRITVIATGFGDEGLTAPQPAPVEKKDAPRQKQGSLGLGVRDARDKKIVHLGTLVDDEYGGPNWQRVEEKEPSAPQPIDLEEKDIAEEDFDIPTFLRKRMD
- the ftsA gene encoding cell division protein FtsA, coding for MTKKNNLVVGLDIGTHKICAVVGEQTEQGPEVVGVGIHPSNGLRKGVVINVEATIEGIKKAVEEAEIMAGCEINTVFAGIAGGHIRGFNSQGVVAVKNKEVTEADVDRVIDAAKAVAIPLDREVLHVLPQEFALDGQAGIQEPRGMSGVRLEASVHIVTGAVAAAQNIIKCCNRTGLNVADFVLEPLASADATLTQEERELGVALVDMGGGTTDVALFHGGSVKHTAVLSVGGNHLTGDIAAGLHAPMAAAEQLKQRYGGGGADVVNRNEMLEVPSVGGRSPRTVSRQVLCEIIEPRVEEVFHLVHREITKSGYARQVVSGIVMTGGSTLLPGMIEMAEKIFDVPVRQGLPGNVTGLVDVVSSPVYSTATGLLLYGLGQQDRNLFRVRDNDVFFKVRGRMTEWFKEFF
- the panB gene encoding 3-methyl-2-oxobutanoate hydroxymethyltransferase — its product is MGRKMTAPEIRGMKERGEKIVCLTAYDYCFARILDEAGIDLMLVGDSLGSVVQGHESTLPVTVEDIIYHTRAVIRGRRRALVVADMPFMTFQLGVDEAKRNAGRLVQEGGAEAVKLEGGVTQAATIEALVKMGVPVMGHVGLTPQSVHQFGGYRIQGRGEADARAILDDAVAVDEAGAFAVVLEGIPVQLAREISRRLTIPTIGIGAGMHCDGQILVVHDMLGLFDDFTPKFVKRYADLKGTIGGAVRTYMDEVRTAAFPAEEHAFH
- a CDS encoding D-alanine--D-alanine ligase encodes the protein MSERAGTFRSRRVGVLYGGPSAEREVSLVSGKEVAGALRDRGYASVALIDVGSDLPARLREECIDVAFIALHGKLGEDGCVQGLLEVMGIPYTGSGVTASALCMDKVLAKQVLARNRIPTPACEVVAADRWQEVRLPLPVVVKPRAEGSTIGVTIVRRRRDLARAVREACRFDRDALVETYVAGQEITVGILNGEALGVTEIRPVTGFYDFKTKYTSGMASHVFPAPLPRPLYRRAMRLAARACAVLGCEGAPRVDFRISPEGRLYALEVNTLPGMTPLSLLPEIAAGVGIGFGELVERILDRAVLRNGTRPTPVLEAAHD